A genomic region of Methanosarcina thermophila TM-1 contains the following coding sequences:
- a CDS encoding Vms1/Ankzf1 family peptidyl-tRNA hydrolase, protein MNDKKAKKETSEITKKGLGTLIGKISGKEQLELEIARLKSQIVRLELDLQSAKSQLEKKEALARQAVADRQEAEALLNQERIRTQTLSHELETLRSESEGKLKFRGIETLSPQAVQAYLSRLKSFHAPADDLLTVYLPSGTRLSEIMSEKILERVEEGNRTLLDRLESETGVVLFYDFHRMICEAIAPPLPIASPTWQLGDNFEVALLEESLSKDYRILILILHAGESFIGFTPDARVFDIRELIRSSVKEKHSKGGFSQRRFERLREEDIAHHVDKVVEALDRVLEENRSIDFVILSGDFQLIGEIRKRLPLNLEVIEKPSDIRVEKTGGEEILRTVLSSRRYLL, encoded by the coding sequence ATGAACGACAAGAAAGCAAAAAAAGAAACCTCGGAAATCACAAAAAAGGGCTTGGGTACACTTATAGGGAAGATTTCAGGAAAAGAGCAGCTTGAGCTTGAGATAGCCCGGCTCAAATCTCAGATCGTTAGATTGGAGCTCGACCTGCAGAGTGCAAAAAGCCAGCTTGAAAAGAAAGAGGCTCTCGCAAGGCAGGCAGTTGCGGACAGGCAGGAGGCTGAAGCCCTTTTAAACCAGGAACGTATTCGGACTCAGACCCTCTCCCACGAGCTTGAAACCCTCAGGTCTGAGTCCGAGGGCAAACTGAAGTTTCGGGGAATTGAGACTTTGAGCCCGCAAGCGGTTCAGGCTTATCTTTCCAGACTCAAATCCTTCCACGCCCCTGCAGATGACCTGCTCACTGTTTACCTGCCTTCGGGTACCAGGCTATCAGAAATAATGAGTGAAAAAATACTTGAGCGTGTAGAAGAGGGAAACCGTACGCTTCTTGACAGGCTTGAATCCGAAACCGGCGTTGTGCTTTTCTATGATTTTCACCGCATGATTTGTGAAGCTATAGCTCCCCCTCTCCCGATTGCTTCCCCTACTTGGCAGCTCGGAGACAATTTTGAGGTTGCTTTGCTTGAGGAAAGTTTGAGTAAGGACTACCGAATACTTATCCTTATCCTGCATGCAGGTGAATCCTTCATAGGCTTTACTCCCGATGCGCGGGTTTTTGACATCAGGGAGCTAATCCGCAGCAGTGTAAAGGAAAAGCACAGTAAAGGAGGTTTCAGCCAGCGCCGCTTCGAGCGCCTGAGGGAAGAGGATATCGCGCATCATGTCGATAAAGTCGTCGAGGCTCTGGACAGGGTTCTTGAAGAAAACAGGTCTATTGACTTCGTCATTCTGAGCGGGGATTTTCAGCTAATTGGGGAAATCCGGAAGCGCCTTCCACTTAATCTTGAGGTAATTGAAAAGCCGTCTGACATCAGGGTCGAAAAAACAGGCGGTGAAGAAATACTAAGAACGGTCTTGAGCTCAAGAAGGTATTTGCTGTGA
- a CDS encoding pantoate kinase gives MIKIVKKALSMYTYESEGANFLAKAYAPGHITGFFQIHEHENPHRKGSTGCGIVLNGGVTTEVEVGRSVEETEIFLNGKRVEGKTSRTVAEMMTDMPVKIKSWAEIPTGCGFGASGAGALGTAYALNRALSLNQTVKSLTEYAHVAEVVNHSGLGDIAAQSSGGVVIRLQPGGPEYGLVDRIPAPEARVFCIVLGEISTDLVLRDEAATARINSAGKTAMSELLKKPTLENFMQQAKTFASKTGLMSSRAKDVIEAANASGGLASQAMLGDTVFAIAPHPHEFSLYESLQEFGEVLEYSISTCVPKLMNE, from the coding sequence ATGATTAAAATTGTAAAAAAGGCGCTTTCCATGTATACATATGAAAGTGAAGGAGCAAACTTTCTGGCAAAAGCCTATGCTCCGGGACACATTACAGGTTTTTTCCAGATACATGAACACGAAAATCCTCATCGTAAGGGTTCTACAGGCTGCGGAATCGTCCTGAACGGAGGCGTTACCACTGAAGTAGAGGTAGGGAGGTCTGTAGAAGAGACCGAGATTTTCCTTAACGGAAAAAGGGTTGAAGGCAAAACCAGCCGTACAGTCGCAGAGATGATGACTGACATGCCTGTAAAGATAAAGAGCTGGGCAGAAATTCCAACCGGGTGCGGATTCGGAGCATCAGGTGCAGGAGCTCTCGGTACAGCCTATGCCCTCAACAGAGCACTTTCCCTTAACCAGACCGTAAAGAGCCTGACTGAGTATGCCCATGTAGCTGAGGTTGTCAACCACAGTGGGCTTGGAGATATTGCTGCCCAGTCCAGCGGTGGAGTGGTAATCAGGCTGCAACCGGGTGGGCCCGAGTACGGGCTTGTAGACAGGATTCCGGCTCCTGAAGCCAGGGTTTTCTGTATTGTACTTGGCGAGATTTCTACCGATCTGGTTCTGAGAGACGAAGCCGCAACCGCAAGAATTAACAGTGCAGGGAAAACAGCCATGTCCGAGCTGCTTAAAAAGCCTACACTTGAGAATTTCATGCAACAGGCTAAAACGTTTGCCAGTAAAACAGGTCTTATGAGCAGCAGAGCAAAAGATGTTATCGAAGCTGCAAACGCAAGTGGAGGGCTTGCTTCCCAGGCAATGCTTGGGGATACGGTTTTTGCAATTGCTCCTCACCCCCATGAATTCTCTCTCTACGAATCCCTTCAGGAATTCGGGGAGGTGCTGGAATACAGCATAAGTACCTGTGTGCCGAAGTTAATGAATGAGTGA
- a CDS encoding amidohydrolase family protein has protein sequence MADIIIKNAYVLTMDPEKGDLKNGTIVIEDGKITEIGEKTSESADTVIDAKHSVVMPGLVNTHTHAAMTLFRGYADDLQLADWLEGHIWPAEAKLTAEDVYKGSLLACLEMIRSGTTAFADMYFYMDETAKAVEISGLRASLCHGLIELWNEEKGETDLKEGKRFVRAWQGAADGRIKTMYGPHAPNTCSEEFLAKVREEASKDRAGIHIHLLETEAELLAMKERYGKCSVHLLEDIGFFGPDVLAAHCVWLSDGDIEILGKRGVNVSHNVISNMKLASGIAPVHKMLEKGVNVSLGTDGCASNNNLDLFEEMKTAALLHKVNTFSPTVLPARQVLEMGTVNGAKALGIEAGMLKVGKKADLIVVDMRKPHLTPCFDIHSHLVYSARGSDVRTTIVDGKLLMDDYRVLAFDEQKVLEEAQKAAEELIARANA, from the coding sequence ATGGCTGATATAATTATAAAAAATGCTTATGTTCTGACTATGGACCCTGAAAAGGGAGACCTCAAAAACGGAACCATTGTCATTGAAGACGGAAAGATTACTGAAATCGGGGAAAAGACAAGCGAAAGTGCTGATACCGTAATTGATGCGAAACATTCCGTAGTAATGCCCGGGCTTGTAAATACGCATACTCACGCTGCAATGACACTTTTTAGGGGTTATGCTGATGATTTGCAGCTTGCAGACTGGCTTGAGGGGCATATCTGGCCTGCCGAGGCGAAGCTAACTGCAGAAGATGTTTATAAAGGCAGCCTGCTTGCCTGTCTGGAGATGATCAGGTCGGGAACAACAGCTTTTGCAGACATGTATTTCTATATGGATGAAACCGCAAAAGCTGTTGAGATATCAGGGCTTCGGGCTTCACTCTGTCACGGGTTAATAGAGCTCTGGAACGAAGAAAAAGGAGAAACCGACCTTAAGGAAGGTAAGCGTTTTGTTCGAGCCTGGCAGGGAGCTGCTGACGGCAGGATAAAAACCATGTATGGACCCCATGCTCCGAACACCTGTTCCGAGGAATTTCTTGCAAAGGTCAGAGAGGAAGCCAGCAAGGACAGAGCAGGCATTCATATTCATCTCCTTGAGACGGAAGCCGAGCTCCTTGCCATGAAAGAAAGGTACGGAAAATGTTCGGTGCACCTTCTGGAGGACATAGGGTTTTTCGGACCTGATGTGCTTGCTGCCCACTGTGTCTGGCTTTCGGATGGGGACATAGAGATTCTGGGAAAAAGAGGAGTGAATGTCTCCCATAACGTTATAAGTAATATGAAACTGGCTTCAGGGATTGCACCTGTGCATAAAATGCTCGAAAAAGGGGTAAATGTAAGCCTTGGCACGGACGGCTGCGCCTCAAATAACAACCTTGACCTATTCGAGGAAATGAAAACTGCTGCCCTCCTGCATAAAGTCAACACTTTCAGTCCGACTGTCCTTCCTGCACGGCAGGTACTTGAGATGGGTACTGTGAATGGGGCAAAAGCCCTCGGCATTGAAGCCGGCATGTTGAAAGTTGGAAAGAAAGCGGACCTGATTGTTGTGGATATGAGAAAACCGCATCTTACTCCCTGCTTTGATATTCATTCCCATCTTGTGTACTCTGCAAGAGGCAGTGATGTAAGGACAACAATTGTAGATGGAAAACTCCTTATGGACGATTACAGGGTACTGGCTTTCGATGAGCAGAAGGTGCTGGAAGAGGCTCAAAAAGCCGCAGAAGAGCTTATCGCAAGGGCAAATGCCTGA
- a CDS encoding LbetaH domain-containing protein — MEHVGNLYMGDFFFFPAGTQEKDFLPIVIDTESISIPCFSLPSPELGKGQKLSGNLPITLPPFHLQVPRLSYIAIKHWIHLLFANFTWGIHSQERQRNTGFINWYARFRKILSCLPYAPENCGTVKIGKGCQTDPTATIIGPTTIGDGAVIGPNVTIAVGHIGDHAVLEPSCTVRFGVLGARSSLLASRNLIMSCVMNNSVINTDIRYSIVGNHSFLGAGSLITDCILKNADEGDPKINLHMVKVLAGKEIVNSGYYILGPAMGNRVKIGSGVIIYPGRVIKSGSIILPDQGYNIIDR; from the coding sequence ATGGAACATGTGGGAAATTTGTATATGGGTGATTTTTTCTTTTTTCCCGCTGGAACACAGGAGAAAGATTTCTTACCCATAGTAATAGATACGGAAAGTATCTCTATTCCCTGTTTCTCCTTGCCCTCACCAGAATTAGGAAAAGGGCAAAAATTATCAGGTAATTTACCTATTACGCTCCCCCCATTTCACTTACAAGTACCAAGGCTATCTTATATCGCTATCAAACACTGGATACATCTGCTTTTTGCCAATTTTACGTGGGGCATTCATTCCCAGGAACGCCAGCGAAATACAGGTTTTATAAACTGGTATGCGAGATTTAGAAAAATACTATCCTGTCTACCATATGCACCAGAAAACTGTGGTACAGTTAAGATTGGAAAAGGTTGTCAAACAGATCCAACAGCAACTATAATAGGTCCAACTACTATTGGTGACGGAGCTGTTATTGGACCAAATGTAACTATCGCAGTGGGGCATATTGGTGATCATGCTGTTCTTGAGCCGAGTTGTACGGTCCGGTTTGGAGTTTTGGGAGCACGAAGTAGTCTTCTTGCCAGCAGAAATCTTATTATGAGCTGTGTTATGAATAATTCAGTTATTAACACCGATATTCGTTATTCTATAGTTGGAAACCATTCTTTTCTTGGCGCTGGGTCACTTATTACGGATTGTATTTTGAAGAATGCTGATGAGGGCGATCCCAAGATTAATCTACACATGGTGAAAGTTCTCGCCGGTAAGGAGATAGTTAATTCCGGGTATTACATCCTGGGCCCGGCTATGGGTAATAGAGTTAAAATCGGATCTGGAGTAATCATATATCCCGGGCGGGTGATAAAATCCGGCAGCATAATTCTTCCTGATCAAGGGTACAATATTATTGACAGGTAG
- a CDS encoding YoaK family protein — MIKMQIKNENKINFKKLTSESVELGILLTLVGGFLDAYTFVGRGGVFANAQTGNVVLMGIEAAAGEWEKAVLYAVPILAFIVGVVVAETIKKPSMRLLIPDTERAVLILEIAVLFIVGFIPYTGPDMMVTVAISFVAALQFSVFRKLDGSPYNTIAITGNLRSATQEAYLAVTRKDYKSAFQAVRFSVINLSFLAGAILGGLLTSFIGVKAVWVTVIVLICPVILLSTDEYKSKNVRIDAKGSGV, encoded by the coding sequence ATGATAAAAATGCAAATAAAGAATGAAAATAAAATAAATTTTAAAAAATTAACATCTGAGTCTGTAGAACTTGGTATACTTCTTACACTGGTAGGGGGATTTCTTGATGCTTACACATTCGTAGGGAGAGGCGGGGTTTTCGCCAATGCGCAGACTGGAAATGTTGTGCTCATGGGTATAGAAGCTGCAGCAGGAGAATGGGAAAAGGCAGTACTTTATGCAGTACCTATTCTGGCATTTATTGTGGGAGTAGTAGTTGCCGAGACAATCAAAAAACCTTCAATGCGACTGTTAATACCGGATACCGAAAGAGCAGTTTTAATTCTTGAGATTGCAGTCCTTTTTATTGTAGGTTTTATACCTTATACAGGTCCTGATATGATGGTAACTGTTGCAATCTCATTTGTAGCTGCTCTCCAGTTCTCTGTATTTCGCAAACTTGACGGTTCTCCGTACAACACAATCGCGATTACCGGAAATCTACGATCCGCTACCCAGGAAGCCTATCTTGCTGTCACAAGAAAAGACTATAAATCGGCTTTTCAAGCAGTCCGTTTTTCTGTGATTAACCTCTCGTTTTTAGCAGGAGCTATTCTGGGAGGCTTGCTTACCTCATTTATTGGGGTTAAAGCAGTGTGGGTTACTGTAATTGTGCTAATTTGCCCTGTAATATTGCTCAGCACAGACGAATACAAGAGTAAGAATGTTCGTATTGATGCTAAAGGCTCAGGGGTTTAA
- a CDS encoding 4-phosphopantoate--beta-alanine ligase yields the protein MTEIPKDHPRYESLIAREKVAAGVKMGITSIQGLIAQGRGESFDYLIGERSTKSALYAERAAVAAMLLAKNPVISVNGNVAALAPDKVVALADVMGAKLEVNLFHRTETRVRLIIEQLKANGASEVLGKNPDATLELSHDRRLVESRGIYSADVVLVPLEDGDRCEKLVEMGKTVIAIDLNPLSRTSRTATISIVDNLTRALDNMIKLGVELKKERKEELVELITTYDNKRALSEAVSEIQENLKAIAAELEY from the coding sequence ATGACAGAGATACCTAAAGACCACCCTAGGTATGAGTCCCTGATCGCCCGTGAAAAGGTTGCAGCCGGGGTAAAAATGGGGATTACAAGCATTCAGGGGCTGATTGCCCAGGGAAGAGGTGAAAGCTTTGATTACCTCATAGGCGAGCGAAGTACCAAGTCTGCACTGTATGCTGAAAGGGCGGCAGTTGCAGCCATGCTTCTGGCAAAGAACCCTGTAATTTCTGTAAACGGTAATGTCGCAGCTCTTGCTCCTGATAAAGTTGTAGCTCTTGCGGATGTTATGGGGGCAAAACTTGAGGTGAATCTCTTTCACAGGACAGAGACGAGGGTGCGCCTTATTATAGAACAGCTTAAAGCCAATGGGGCTTCCGAAGTACTCGGGAAAAATCCGGACGCTACCCTTGAACTCTCTCACGATAGGCGGCTGGTAGAGAGCAGGGGGATTTATTCCGCAGATGTGGTGCTCGTCCCGCTGGAAGACGGAGACCGATGCGAGAAACTCGTGGAAATGGGAAAGACCGTTATAGCCATCGACCTGAACCCTCTCTCACGAACTTCAAGGACAGCTACAATCTCGATAGTTGACAATCTCACGCGGGCACTTGATAACATGATCAAGCTAGGAGTAGAACTGAAAAAGGAGAGGAAAGAAGAACTTGTGGAATTAATCACGACCTATGACAATAAAAGAGCCCTCTCCGAGGCGGTTTCCGAGATCCAGGAAAACCTCAAAGCCATTGCTGCAGAATTGGAATACTGA
- a CDS encoding HD domain-containing protein: MDLIEKTREFVASFLEGEPSSHDMSHINRVEALCLEIQKVEGGNPLVLQLAALLHDVGVIKEHEEGGDHAVYSAEIASEFLSKAGLRKEVIEAVKNCILTHRFSSGEIPESLEARILQDADRLDALGAVGIFRAVLSMGALRMLKHTTGLDKGSSKRTVYIEDPIEGFNEYMKYKPFTIPEKLNTDTAKKIAEERLKIMRLYLEALKLETGMINLESKQGSDFNKLK, translated from the coding sequence ATGGACCTGATAGAAAAAACGAGGGAATTTGTGGCTTCTTTTCTTGAAGGAGAGCCCAGTTCCCACGATATGTCACATATAAACCGGGTAGAAGCCCTTTGCCTTGAGATCCAGAAAGTAGAAGGGGGAAATCCTCTCGTCCTTCAGCTTGCAGCTCTTCTCCATGATGTCGGCGTAATTAAAGAACATGAAGAAGGAGGGGACCATGCCGTATATAGTGCTGAGATAGCCTCAGAATTCCTCTCAAAAGCAGGGCTGAGAAAAGAGGTTATTGAAGCCGTTAAGAACTGCATCTTGACTCACCGCTTCAGTTCAGGAGAGATTCCGGAGTCTCTCGAAGCCCGGATCTTGCAGGACGCTGACCGCCTTGACGCTCTCGGAGCAGTAGGAATTTTCAGGGCTGTTCTTTCTATGGGCGCTCTGAGAATGCTGAAACACACAACAGGGCTGGATAAGGGGAGTTCGAAAAGAACTGTATATATTGAAGACCCGATTGAAGGCTTTAATGAATACATGAAGTATAAACCTTTCACAATTCCTGAGAAGCTGAATACCGATACGGCAAAGAAGATTGCTGAAGAAAGGCTGAAAATCATGCGCCTTTATCTTGAAGCGCTGAAACTTGAAACCGGAATGATAAATCTGGAATCTAAGCAGGGATCGGACTTTAATAAACTTAAATAA
- the coaBC gene encoding bifunctional phosphopantothenoylcysteine decarboxylase/phosphopantothenate--cysteine ligase CoaBC: protein MKTPLEDTQNLADQKEPNRENPGQKEPDRVDEKDKQDRQKPSRRKPENFHPTLWIQGQKSSSLAGKTIVIGVTGSIGAVRTVELARELIRNGAEVHAVMTEAATRILHPDALHYATGNPVITELGGRVEHVEFCGLKGRADLLLIAPATANTVGKIAFGIDDTPVTSFATTALGSGVPVMVVPAMHESMFRHPAVAENLVKLRSWGIQIVGPRLEEGIAKIAANEEIVLEVERVLGSKTLENRKIIITSGSTAESIDPIRILTNRASGKTGKELALEAYRNGADVTLVHRDRLGFSGIREIFAESAAEMTEAVLLELESGYDVLISSAAIADYTVEPSPEKIKSGGELVLRLKPTRKLIKECREKYPDLIIVGFKAETGVEKQELLRRASSTLKASKLDLIAANDVAKGGMGTEENELYLVRREKSEPRHVSGNKRKLAAYILEEVAELLKQKLS from the coding sequence ATGAAAACCCCATTGGAAGACACTCAAAACCTAGCGGATCAGAAGGAACCGAACAGGGAAAATCCCGGTCAAAAAGAACCGGATCGAGTAGATGAAAAGGATAAACAGGACAGGCAAAAGCCTTCCAGGCGCAAACCCGAAAATTTCCATCCAACACTCTGGATCCAGGGACAGAAAAGCTCATCTCTTGCTGGGAAAACCATAGTTATTGGAGTTACAGGGAGCATTGGGGCGGTAAGAACCGTTGAGCTTGCAAGAGAACTGATAAGAAATGGAGCTGAAGTTCATGCTGTCATGACAGAGGCTGCCACGCGAATACTGCACCCTGATGCCCTGCACTATGCTACAGGAAACCCTGTAATTACCGAACTTGGAGGCAGGGTTGAGCATGTGGAGTTTTGCGGACTCAAGGGAAGAGCAGACCTTCTCCTTATAGCCCCTGCAACAGCAAACACTGTGGGAAAAATTGCATTCGGGATAGATGATACCCCTGTAACCTCGTTTGCAACAACTGCACTTGGCTCTGGTGTACCTGTGATGGTAGTTCCTGCGATGCATGAATCTATGTTCAGGCATCCGGCTGTAGCTGAGAATCTGGTGAAACTGAGAAGCTGGGGTATCCAGATCGTCGGTCCCAGGCTGGAAGAAGGCATCGCAAAAATTGCAGCAAATGAAGAAATCGTGCTTGAAGTAGAAAGGGTGCTGGGAAGCAAAACCCTTGAGAACCGGAAGATAATCATCACAAGCGGCTCAACAGCCGAAAGCATAGATCCTATCCGCATTCTGACGAACCGGGCTTCAGGCAAAACAGGAAAAGAACTTGCCCTTGAGGCTTACCGCAACGGAGCTGATGTAACCCTTGTTCATCGGGATAGGCTCGGATTTTCGGGAATCAGGGAAATTTTTGCAGAAAGCGCTGCTGAGATGACTGAGGCTGTACTCCTGGAGCTTGAAAGCGGATACGATGTCCTTATAAGTTCGGCAGCGATTGCGGATTATACAGTCGAGCCTTCTCCCGAAAAGATCAAATCGGGAGGAGAACTTGTTTTGAGATTGAAACCTACTCGCAAGCTGATAAAAGAATGCCGTGAAAAATACCCTGACCTTATAATTGTAGGCTTCAAGGCTGAAACCGGGGTTGAAAAGCAGGAACTTTTAAGAAGAGCAAGCTCAACCCTTAAAGCCTCAAAACTTGACCTGATTGCAGCAAACGACGTTGCAAAAGGCGGAATGGGCACCGAGGAAAATGAACTGTACCTGGTTAGAAGGGAAAAAAGCGAACCCAGGCACGTAAGCGGGAATAAACGCAAACTTGCAGCCTATATCCTTGAAGAGGTAGCTGAACTGTTAAAACAAAAACTCTCGTGA
- a CDS encoding adenosylhomocysteinase, with the protein MNEKELIESGNMKMDWARNHMPVLAIIREKFEEEKPLKGLKVGMALHVEAKTAVLVETLAAGGAEVSITGCNPLSTQDDVALALNIRKNISCFARYGVGSQEYYEAIDRVLDSRPDITIDDGADLIFKLHKERTDLLPNILGGCEETTTGVHRLHAMEKEGALKMPVIAVNDAMTKYLFDNRYGTGQSAWDGINRTTNLLVAGKNVVVAGYGWCGRGVAMRAAGLGASVIVTEVDPIRALEARMDGYRVMKMSDAAKIGEIFVTTTGNRDILTAEHFKSMPDGAILANSGHFNVEIDMEALNSLAKTVRTVRNNIKEYDIGGKRINVIAEGRLVNLAAGDGHPAEVMDMSFANQALCVRYIAENKLPNGVHRVPQELDNYVARMKLESMGISIDELTEAQRSYMSGWECGT; encoded by the coding sequence ATGAATGAAAAAGAACTAATAGAATCCGGAAACATGAAAATGGACTGGGCAAGAAACCACATGCCTGTGCTTGCTATTATAAGGGAAAAGTTTGAGGAAGAAAAACCCCTGAAAGGGCTGAAAGTAGGAATGGCACTGCATGTAGAAGCGAAAACTGCAGTCCTTGTAGAGACCCTGGCAGCTGGCGGTGCGGAGGTATCAATTACAGGCTGCAATCCCCTGAGCACGCAGGACGACGTAGCCCTTGCACTTAACATACGCAAGAATATAAGCTGTTTTGCAAGATACGGGGTAGGAAGCCAGGAATATTATGAAGCGATTGACCGTGTTCTGGATTCCAGACCCGATATCACCATTGATGATGGGGCAGATCTCATATTTAAATTACACAAGGAAAGAACCGACCTGCTTCCGAATATCCTTGGCGGCTGCGAGGAAACAACTACCGGTGTGCACAGGCTTCATGCTATGGAAAAGGAAGGAGCCCTGAAAATGCCGGTAATTGCAGTAAACGATGCCATGACCAAGTACCTTTTTGACAACCGCTACGGGACAGGGCAGTCAGCCTGGGATGGTATTAACAGGACTACAAACCTCCTGGTTGCAGGCAAAAACGTTGTTGTTGCAGGCTACGGCTGGTGCGGACGTGGAGTTGCAATGCGGGCAGCAGGTCTCGGGGCAAGCGTAATCGTTACCGAAGTTGATCCCATAAGAGCCCTTGAAGCCAGAATGGACGGCTACAGGGTCATGAAAATGTCTGACGCCGCGAAAATAGGAGAAATCTTTGTAACCACTACCGGAAACCGCGATATCCTCACAGCCGAGCACTTCAAATCCATGCCTGACGGAGCAATCCTTGCAAACTCTGGTCATTTCAATGTGGAAATTGATATGGAAGCCCTTAATTCCCTCGCAAAGACCGTCCGAACAGTAAGAAACAACATAAAAGAATACGATATCGGCGGCAAGCGCATCAATGTCATAGCCGAAGGCAGACTGGTTAACCTCGCTGCCGGCGACGGCCACCCTGCTGAGGTCATGGATATGAGCTTTGCAAACCAGGCTCTCTGTGTACGCTATATTGCCGAAAACAAACTCCCGAACGGAGTCCACAGGGTACCCCAGGAACTCGATAATTATGTTGCCAGAATGAAACTCGAATCAATGGGCATAAGCATCGACGAGCTTACAGAAGCGCAGAGATCCTACATGAGCGGCTGGGAGTGCGGAACGTAA
- a CDS encoding 23S rRNA (uridine(2552)-2'-O)-methyltransferase produces MARDRRDYYYHQAKEEGYRSRASFKLKQINEKHKVLKRGDTVVDLGAAPGGWLQVAKELSGGKVLGVDLQRIQPIEGVETIQGNINAESTIKKIIQIVGPKGADVVLCDAAPNLSGNWSYDHARSIELATSALECAKKILKPKGNFVVKVFQGDMFGDYMQKVRDNFVRTTAYSPKASRSQSAEIYVIGKKFLTAPLRKGNEFVVDIEKLGSSGDGAVLIEGFVVFVKDVEIGEKVRIKITDVKPNFAFAGVAERLGKTEKSD; encoded by the coding sequence ATGGCAAGAGACAGAAGAGATTATTATTATCATCAGGCAAAAGAGGAAGGGTACCGATCCAGGGCTTCCTTCAAACTTAAACAGATTAATGAAAAACATAAAGTTCTCAAGCGGGGAGACACAGTTGTCGATCTGGGGGCAGCTCCGGGCGGGTGGCTTCAGGTTGCAAAGGAATTATCCGGGGGAAAAGTTCTTGGCGTGGATTTGCAAAGAATTCAGCCTATTGAGGGAGTTGAGACAATTCAGGGCAATATAAATGCCGAGTCCACAATTAAAAAGATTATTCAAATTGTTGGTCCAAAAGGAGCCGATGTGGTGCTCTGTGATGCAGCCCCTAACCTGTCAGGAAACTGGTCCTATGACCATGCAAGGTCAATCGAGCTTGCAACTTCGGCTCTGGAATGTGCAAAAAAAATTCTCAAGCCTAAAGGAAACTTCGTTGTGAAGGTCTTCCAGGGAGATATGTTTGGCGACTATATGCAAAAGGTAAGGGATAATTTTGTCCGGACAACAGCTTATTCTCCTAAAGCCTCACGCTCCCAGAGCGCGGAAATTTATGTTATAGGAAAGAAATTCCTTACAGCTCCGCTCAGGAAAGGAAATGAATTCGTTGTAGATATCGAGAAGCTGGGTTCAAGTGGAGACGGGGCTGTGCTTATTGAGGGTTTTGTTGTCTTCGTAAAGGATGTCGAGATAGGAGAAAAAGTCAGGATTAAAATAACAGATGTGAAGCCGAACTTCGCTTTTGCTGGTGTCGCAGAAAGGCTTGGAAAAACCGAGAAATCTGATTGA